The sequence GACTTTAATTGCCGGATTTCTCGTCTTCTTTATGCAAGCAGGATTTGCTATGGTTGAAGCAGGCTTTACTCGGGCTAAAAACGCCGGAAATATCATTATGAAGAACCTCATGGACTTTTCCATCGGCTCATTAATTTACTGGCTCTTCGGATTTGCCATTATGTTTGGCGTTGACCAAGCAGGGCTTTTCGGCACAACGGGTTTTGGTATGTCGGACAGCTTTGAACACTTGGGATTATCCATTCCTCTTCCCGCCTTCCTTCTCTTCCAAACTGTTTTTGCTGCAACTGCAGCTACCATCGTTTCCGGAGCCATGGCTGAACGCACTAAATTTATGTCCTATATAGTTTATAGTTTTGTCATCAGTGCCGTGATATACCCTGTGGTCGGCCACTGGATCTGGGGCGGCGGCTGGTTAATGGAACGGGGAATGATCGACTTCGCAGGTTCCACAGTGGTGCACTCCGTCGGCGGATGGGCAGCCTTAATTGGTGCACTTCTCATCGGACCACGGGTAGGCAAATACAGTAAAGACGGTAAATCCCACGCTATTCCCGGACACAACATTACCTTGGGAGCTCTTGGTGTATTTATCCTCTGGTTTGGCTGGTTTGGCTTTAACCCCGGAAGCACTCTCTCCGGAACCAACCCGGACATTGGAAAAATCGCCTTAAACACCAACCTGGCTGCAGCAGCAGGAGCTACAATGACTATGTTCTTCACTTGGATCAAATATAAAAAGCCGGATGTCTCCTTAACTTTAAATGGCGCACTTGCGGGCCTGGTAGCTATTACAGCAGGATGTCTGGCTGTAGACCCGATTGGGGCAGCAATCATTGGAGCTTTCGCCGGAATTCTGATCGTTCTCTCCGTTGAGTTTATTGATCAGTTCCTGAAGATTGATGATCCCGTCGGAGCAATCTCCGTACATGGTGTTTGTGGCAGTTTCGGCACAGTATTGGTAGGTCTCTTTGCCGTAGATGGAGGACTCATATACGGAGGAGGGACGGCTTTACTAATCACCCAAATCATCGGTGTAGCCTCAGTTTTCGCTTGGACCGCCGTTACTTCTCTCATTCTCTTCGGCATCATCAAAGCTACCCTGGGCTTACGGGTTTCTGAAGAAGAAGAAATCCGAGGCCTGGATATCGGGGAACATGGCATGGAGGCTTACTCAGGTTTTGAAATGAAAGCACCCTCTGTAAATATCTAATAAAAGGTATTGTCTCTATGAAAAAAATTGAATGTATTGTTCGTCCCCAGAAACTTGAAGCCATCCAGACTTCCCTCCGTCGATTCGGTATTAGAGGGATGACCCTCACCAACGCACTAGGATGTGGTCTACAAAAAGGACGAACCGAGGTTTACCGTAGCTATACTCTATCGAATAACTTTTTTCTGAGAACAAAGATCGAAATCGTGGTTACTGATGATCTGGTCAATCAGATCGTCGAAGTAATCAGCCAAGAGTCCTACACCGGGGAAATCGGTGATGGTAAAGTTTTTATTTCCAATGTTGAGAACACCTTAAGAATCCTGTCCGGAGATTCCGGAAAATACGCAATTTGATAAGGCTCAAAAGAGAGGGCGTCTGCGGACGCCCCTTTAATTATTTCTCTAAGACATCAGGTATGCGCACTAGGGCATCCTGTTCTGCAAACTGAGTAGAATTGAGACACTACCTTCTGTAAAGAGAGCATCTTTACGATGAACCTCGATCTCTTTACTCATAGATCTGCACACAGACAACTCGCTTTTTCCTCCCTTACGACAATGAATTAATCAAATGCTAAGATTAAAGGGAGGATTTAGTCATTATTTAGAGAAATACTTAAGAAAAGGAGGACGATCATTTAATGATAAGAACACAACGAAAGTTTTGCTTTCTGAATCCTACAAAGAAAAACTTCATACTATCCCTTTTCCTTATGAGCCTATTTCTGTTCACCTGCCCGCTAATAGCCAGCGCATCCGCGTACACTGTACGAATCGCCGGCTATGATAAATATCAGACTGCCGCTGCCATCAGTCAACAAGGTTGGCCCAATGGGGCTGATGCTGCCATTCTGGCCTACGGAGAGGACTACCCGGATGCCTTAAGTGCCGGACCATTAGCACACAAGTACAACGCGCCCATACTATTAACCGATTCTTATACCCTAAACAGTGACACTGCGGCCGAGTTAAAACGTCTGAAAGTAAAGAAAGTCTATATAATCGGAGGCCAAGCAGTTATCTCCAACGAAGTCCAAAAACAGCTTACTGCCATGAAAATTCCTACTGAACGTCTTGCCGGTCAGGATCGTTACGAAACTTCTCTGCTCGTTGCTCAGGCAGTTGGCTTAAGCAAAGGAGCCTTTGTAACAACCGGTATGAATTATCCCGATGCTTTGTCTATCGGCCCCATTGCCGCAGCCAATGAAATGCCCATCCTTCTGGTACCGCCAACTGAACTTACCCCCACTCAAAAGGACTTTTTAGCGAAAACCAAAATTTCTTCCGCTGTAATTGTCGCCGGCTATTATGACCTTAGTGACAATGTACTTAACCAGTTTCCTGAATACGAATTAATTTCCGGTTATGACGCCTATGATCGAAATATTAAGCTGATCAAACGATTTTCCGGCGATCTGAATTTAGATACAGTCTATGTTTCAACAGGCGGAAGCTTTTCTGATGGCCTAGCCGCCTCAGCCTTAGCTCAAAAAGAAAAGAACCCTATTATTCTGCTGCAGGGGAACACAATTCCCTACACCACCCTTCCCTTTATCCAGTCCAAGCTAATCTCCAAATTTTTCATCTTAGGCGGCACAGGTGTTATCAGCAGTTCTACAGAGTCTACCCTGGCTGAACTTCCTGCTGAAATTGAGTCAGTAGCTGACGTTACCGACAGTATTATCGAGCAGCAAAAATACGAACCCCCGAAGACCGTTACGGCGACTAAGTCGGACGGATCCACGGAAGAAGTCCCTGTGACCTGGACCCTTTCCTCTGTTCAAACCTTAAAGTCAGGCACTTACCGATTCGAAGGCCGGGTAAAAAACTACAGTGACAGCGTCTTTTTAAAATTAACAATTTATCCAAAGGCCTCCAAGGCCGAAAACATTACTGCGGAAATAATCTTGGGCGAATCCTATGATTTCCCGGAAACTGTCGAAGTAGCCATGAGCGACGGCAGCTCAGAAACCTATCCGGTGACTTGGAACACTAAGATTGTTCCCTTGAACAAAGCAGGCAGCTACTCCTTTCAAGGAACCATTGAGGGCCTAACTCAGAAAATAACCCTTACTCTTAAGGTCTCTGAAGATGCCAAAATTACTTTTACCGACTCGGAATTGCATTCAGCCGTAAGACGTAAGTTACACAAGAGCAGCTCTGAATCAATCTATAAAAGTGATGTTTTGGATATCACATCCTTAAACTTCCGCAATGATGACATTACGGATCTAACCGGGTTAGAGTATTTTGTTAACTTAAAAACCCTGGATGTGGGCAATAATCAACTGACTAAAATTGCTGCTCTTGGGAAGCTGAAAAACCTTAGAACTTTGAAGCTTAATGATAACGGCCTTAAGGATGTCAGCGCTCTAAAAACCTTAACCTCCCTGACCTATCTGGATATATCTGATAACTATATTACAAACTTCACACCCCTGAAAGGTCTGACCCAATTGACTACTCTTTACTTAGATGATAATGAACCCTTCGATGATGTAGATGGATATACCCCTGATTACAGCCCAATCCGAGCTTATTATGATAATCTGGACAAGAAGGATTTTAGTCTCTAGAGTATATAGAGACTGAATCAACTGGCTAATAAGGCTAAGGCAACCCAACCTGCGCCACAGAGCAAGTTTTGCAAGGGGTGCAAACTTGCTCTAAATTAGAGTACTAAGAGAGAAGCTGCATTAACATGTAGGACTTCTCTCTTAGTTTTTTAATTAATCATTAATTACTTTTTTATCTCCAGAGACTATCACAGCCCCATTATGTACATTCTATGAGTGCAACATAATGGGGCTATTTGCGTTAAATTTACATAATTTTCTAGAGGTCTACATATGCTGAAACAGCTAGGCAAAACCCTAAAGCCGAAAGGAGTGCATAGGTCTGTCTGCTTCAGAATATCCCGCCTCTAAATCCTTGCAAGGCTCTCAATCAAATCTAAAGCCTCTTGAAAGTCGAATCATTACATCAACCCTAATTTTGCTGATTTTAAATATCATTGATGTTGAACTAACTCTATGGGGTATTAAGCTTCACTTAATCACCGAAGGTAACCCCCTTATGCAGCTGCTTATTGAGATGAACCCCAACTACCTTCGAAGCTTTAAACTGTTATTGCCCATTATCTTAGGGGCTGCTTGTTGGTGGACAAAGGAGAAGTCCCGCCGGTTGATCATCTATGGAATGGGCCTAAGCATAACAGTCTATTCCTTCATAATGCTGCTTCATGCTCATTGGATCTACAAATTAATCATTCAATAGTAACCGAACTCTTAACTTGCTTCTCCACATTATTCTGGGTTACGTAATTGATTTCCAGCTCAAACCTTTGCCCCTTTACAAACTTAAAGGTGTCCCGACCACTTTCATTTTCCAGTTCAGAAAGGTATAAGTCAAAATCCGCTACCCCCTCAACGGTAAACCCATTGTCAGCTTGAGGTAAAATTACCTTACCACTGTTATCTAAAACTGCCAATAAATATCCATTGATCGGAAGATTCTTATTGTAAATCCAGCCCCATTTCAAAGACTTACCAAATTCCCCATACCGGATCCAAATAGATTTTACCCCAGCCTGTGTCCCAAAGGGAACGGTTATATGAAAGTGTCCGTCAGGTTTCGTATCAACTTTCACCTCATTAGGGCTTAAGACATCCTGATCTACTCCTATCCACTTAAATGAGACTGCCGTCAATTGTTGCGGATTACTGATCGGAGTTTGAGAGTCTGATGCTTCAGACTCTGCTGGTGGAGTTTCAGAATTAGCAGTTGTTGGATTTTCAGATTTTGAACCACTACATCCGACCAGGGAAAAGGTCATCAGTATTAGGACCAGTATCTTTAAGATTTTCATAACTCACCTCAACTCATAGCCATTAATCCATAAGGCATCGGGATAAACCGATGCCTTTAGTCATCCCTATCTTAAATTGATCACAAGCTCCACCAGCTTTTCGATTTCCGGCTTAGTAATTTGAGCATCTGCACCAACACTCAAACCCTTATGGGCCAACCCATCACTAGCGATTGAGGAGAATAAAACAACCGGGATACTTTTCAATTTAGGATTAGTTTTTATCTGCTTGGTTAGAGTCAGCCCATCCATCACAGGCATTTCAATATCCGTAATTACACAATATATTTCATCGACAGAACTCTGCTCCAGAAAATCAAGGGCGTCCTTGCCATTGCTGAATTTCTCTACAGTTGCCCCGGCTTTGAGCAAGGATTCATTGACCACTTTTAACAAGAAGGTGGAATCCTCAGCCACCACGAGTTTTTTTCCTTCTAGGCCTTTGATGGCCCTTGATTCTTTGAGGGCCAAGGAAGGATCGATATCGGAAAGAATCTTTTCAAAATCCAACATTAAAATAATCTCATCATTTGCTTTGACAATTCCGGTTATCGGAGTTGCATTCTGACTAAGTAGAATTGAGGAGGGGGTCTCTATATCCTTCCAGGAAAGTCGTCTGATTCCACTGACAGAACTTACTTCTACGGCAAAATCACTGTTATTAATATTTATCAGGATTAAGAGTCTCTCCTGGGGTTGCTTGGGACAGTCTTGCTTAAGAGTTTTAATTAAGTCCAAGACAGGGATAACTCGCCCCCTGTAGTTAATGACACCGCTAATATTTCCATTAGAATTTGGCACCTCAGTCAGCGGTTGGTATGTAAGAATACATTCAACCTTAGCCACATTCACCCCTAACGTACTGCTTCCAACTTTAAAAATCACGATCTCTAACTCATTAATACCGCTTTCTAAAAGAATATCCTGCTTCAAATAAATTCCCCCTTAATATCCGCAACGTCCGACAATCTTCGATATATTATGTAACCATTCTACCATATTCAGAATGGAATGAAAGATGTTTTCTGAACATTAATCCTAAAACTCAAAAATCCTAAAGGGCATCTCTAGAATTATTGTTATCGTATATCATTAGCAAACCTTATATTGATTCTCTCAAGCAAATTGTCAAGTTCAATTAGATATTTTTGCTGTATATTGGCGCAAATCTCAATTGCAGTCTGTTCATTGTAGATATGGGCCGTTGAATTCCTGTCATTTAGCATTGCCAGCCACAACTCATCGTCTTTAATCAATTCTGCAGTAAAAGTTTCTCGCAATACGCTTTTCGGAGAATTCAAGCCCCTTAATCCTTCATTTTCAAAAATTGCTTTCAGCGTCTTCCAGGCCAACTCAAAGGTAAACTCAAAGCGTTGGATGACTCCATCTCTTAATAGATCATTGGAATTGTCGTATTTTCCTATTCCCTCTTTCAACCTATTAAGTGCGTTAGTAAAGTTATGGAGTTTTGTCGCCGGCTCGCTCATATAGAGTTACACCTTCTTTCAAAATATTATCTATTATTTTAGGTTCAACGCCTCGATTAATAATTAGGGTATCTATTTTTAACAGCGTGTTAAGCTCGTCAAGGTCACTGATCATATGCCCTCTGCTATTAAGCCCCGGCAACGGAAAAATAGCCAAATCTATATCGCTTGTAGGCCTATGATCCCCTCTGGCTCTCGAACCAAAAAGAACAATTCTTTCAATAGGATATAATTGGCCGATTTCCCTAATACGCAGGACTATCCTTTCATCTAAATTATTAACCACTTGTGGGCCTCCTCTTTAAAGGTGTGATGTCCTAAGCTTTCGACCAGCAATTTTCAGTTACCTCCGAATCAGCTAATTGTTAACCTATTTTATCATGTACTATAAAGTCTATCTAGATAAAGCCTTTTTAAACAATTACAGCATATACCCTTAGCAGAGCGCATCTCAATATCAAGTGAATCTTAGCATCAGATGGAGTTTGCCTAAGAGGAATACTTACTCCATCTGATGCTTAGAATCACTTATCCAGGGGCGTAGCAGCCGTTATCTCATCCTTACCGCTAAAGTTGATCTGTGAATGAATCAGGGGACGGTCCCATTGACACGTAATGTGTCAATAGGACCGTCCCCCTAACACGCTAACACGCTCTAACACGCTCTATCAGGCTAGCGCTCGCTTCTTGAGTCTTCCAGGTGTTTTCTCATTAGACTCCTGGCTTGATCCTCGTCATGCCTGGCAATGGCTTCATAAATAGAGATATGCTCTTGAATCGTATTGACTCCCCCAATATCGTGACTAAAACGCAGGGGGCCGGCCTTTTTAATAAGTTCTAAGATATGAACGACAAAGGTCTGCAATAAACGATTCATCATGGAGTTCTGAGAAGCTTGAGTAACGAGATAGTGAAAGCGCATATCTGCTTTAACGTAGGCATCCAGATCTCTCCAGGAAGACTGCATTTCATGCAAAATACTGGCGATCCTCCCTAGGTCAGCTTCAGAGGCTCGGGCAGCCGCTAAGCCCGCACATTCCACCTCCAGGGTAATTCGGGTTTCCCAAAGTTCATCAATTTGGGTCTGCTCAGCGGAGAGGGCTAAGGCCAAAGGACTAATAACCTCACTTAACTGAGGATTACGGATGAAGGTGCCTTCCCCCGGCTTAATCTCAACCCAGCCTAAGAACTCCATGGTTCTTAAGGCTTCCCGCAAGGTCGTCCGGCTAACCCCCAGCTCAACAGCCATTTCCCTCTCGCCCATCAGCCGATCCCCGGGCTGCAGCCTGCCATCGATAATTAAGTTATTGATTTGCTTTAAAACCTCTTGATAGGTGCGCTGAGGTTTGATAATCTTCTCAAACTGCATTAGAACCTCCCCTAGTGACCCGTTAAACCTTAAACCTTAAACCTTAAACCGTTAAACCTTAATACCCGCAGGACAGTTATTATTGCACAACGAGCAATCTCCACAATCCTCAGTTTTAGTTTCAGTACTGCCGCTTAGGCTTGAACTAGGATCCAAGGGTTTGGCGCCCTTCATAAACGCCGCCAGAACCTTTGCCCTTTTCCCTGTATAATAATAACCCTTCTCTAATCCGTCAACGAGATATTGGGGACAATCTACGAGGCATCCTCCGCAGTGCAAGCATTTAAGGGCATCCAACTGCTTACTTTTCGACGCTTCAAGTCGTCCATTATCCAGTAGAATTACATAGACTTCTTTAGGCCCGTGCATCCCTTGAACCATTCGAAACTCAATATCCGCCGTTCTGCTGGGACCGCTGATAAAGGAAATATATTTTAAAATATCTTTTCCCATCCCATAGACACTGATTCCCCGACAAACTGCCAAAGCATCTTCCAGGGAAGGGACAATCTTATCCATTCCCGCTACCACAATATGATTATAGGGTAGATTCGAGGTGAAGCGCACATTTCCTTCACTTTCTAAGAGGGCTATGGTGCCGTTTTGTTCCACAATAGCTTCGGCACCGGTAATTCCAAACTGGAGATGGGCAGCCTTCTCCTTAATCTCCTCTTTAGTCCGAGCTACCCATTCTTTGTCGGTGATGGGCGTATTGATACTGGCAATCCAAGGGTGAGGGTCGGTCTGGGTTCCGGCAGCTCTCTCCCCCAGATCAGTCTCCAAGACCTCAACACTCTTCGACTTTAAATAATCTCTTAAACCAATTTCACTGAAAACAGGGTTTTTACTCATGGCCACATTCTGATTCCCGGCCAGGATCTTTAGAATGTGCTCCTGAGCTTCTGCCGCGTTCTTAGCAATCATCACATGGCAACCCTTACCTTTGAGTGAAGAGATTGCCAAATTCACATGTTCCTTAAGGTTATTCGCTACCCCACTTTTGATGTCCTGCACCTGGCCTGCCAATTTGGGATATTCCCGGAGCAGGATGTCTCGACGGGAACGAATCTTCGTTAAGATTGTTTGGGCTTTAGTACTCATTTTGCTCATCTCCTCCCATAGGCTCGGCTTAGAATTTGAACCACATGAGAAACCTTTTGCTTCATGTCGTGCTGAGCGACCCCATCTCGGAAATGAACCATACAGCCCGGACAACTCGTCGCCAGGGTAGTGGCCTGAGTGTCTGTGACGTTCTTTAGTTTCCCTTCATTAATCCGCTGGGAGAGTTCATAGAAGCTTAGGCTAAAGGAGCCGCCAAAGCCACAACAGGCATCCGCATCCTGCATTTCTACGTATTTCAGCCCGGGAATCTTCTGGAGAATTTCCCTGGGTTCTTTTTTTACACCCATACTGCGGGCCAAATGACAAGGATCATGATAGGTCACAGTTTCCGTGACTTTTTGTTTAGGAGCCTTCAACTTGATATCCTTACTCAGGAATTCGTTAATATCTTTAGCCTTCTCAGCGAGTTTTTTAATCTTTTCCTGAAGATCAGGGGAAGCATCGGCAAAGAGCTTAGGATACTCTTCTTTGAAAGCCACGGCACAACTGGGGCAGACAAAGACTAAGGCGTCCATCTCCAAGGCACTGTAGGTCTCAATATTTTTGAGGGCCATGGACTTGGCATGTTCTAAATCTCCACTGACAATACTGGGAATCCCACAACAAACATCCTCTTTAGCCAGCTTCACCTCAACCCGGTTTTCTCCCAAGACGTGGAGCAGGGCTTCACCCAGGTCAGTCTCCGTGTAGTTTACAACACACCCGGGGTAGAAACCGACTTTCTTCACCGGCTTCGCCACTGATTTCGGCTCAGCAATCTCGGCAAAGGATTTGCCGGAGAACTTGGGAATCACCCGCTCTTGAGGCAGCCCGAAGGAATTGAAGGTTAAGCGGGATGTGGTCCCCTTCTCTGAATCTTTCAACGCCAATTTTCCAAAGGTCGTGGCCAATTTACTGACCATGGGCAAAGTCTTCGGTTTGGTTAACATGGAGAAGACCAAATCCTTCTTCCAGCCTACCCCTTTCTTAGCTACCGCATTTTGGCGAAGCTTCCAGAGCATTTCCGGGGTTGCCATCTGGACAGGGCAGGCAGTATGACACTTCTGACAGCCAATACAGAGGGATAGTCCATTTTCTTCGGATTTGCCTAAGTCACCGTGAAAAGCGGCAAAGACCAGGCCCCGTCCGCCCAAATACTTATACCCGTACTTGCCGCCCACTTCCTGATAGACGGGACAAAAGTTCAAGCAGCTGCCGCAATTAATACAATAAAGGGATTCTTTAAACCCTACCTTAATAGCGTCCTGACGGCCATTTTTCAATAAAACGATATGGACTTCTCTGGGACCCTGCCCCTGGGAAAACTCCTCCAAATCAGGATCCAAGGATTCACTGACTCCCGAGATCACGGAAACATAGGTGCCAATGTCCTGACCCACGCCGTACACAGCGGCGGCCCGGACAACTTGCAGGGCATCTTCCAAGGTGGGGACGATTTTCTCCACCCCGGCAATGACAATGTGCACTTTAGGCATCATGGAAACCGCCCGAATATTCCCCTCATTCTCAGTGACGAAGACACTCCCCGTATCTGCTGAAATCGCGTTGGCCCCGGAGATCCCCACATCCGCTTTGACCAGAAAATCCCGCAGTCCCTTACGGGCGGAAACCACCAGGGCCTCAGGAGTACATTCCAACTCTTTGCCCTCTTCTTCGGAAAAGAGCTTGGTGATTTTTTCAATGGGAATATGAATAGCCGGAGCCAGGGAGTGACTGGCTTCGCTTTTGGCCAGTTGATTAATTCGATCTCCCAGATCCGTCTCCACGACAGTCACTCCCTGGTCCTCCAGGTAATGAGAAATATTAATTTCCTTTCCGGCATTGGACTTGGACTTAACCACCAAGCCCTCCTTAGGAATCAGACCGGCTATATACCTCTGAGCATCTTCCGAAGTTTCCGCCAGATAGACCTTACACCCTTTAGCCTCTAAGGACTGTTGGGCTTTAGCGATGACTTCATCTAAGTGGTCGATACTGTATTCCTTAATCCGGCGCAAACGATTGGAAAGCTCAGGATAATTAGGAACCATTTTTAACATAGCCGGACGAATAGCATCAAAAGCCCGAAATCTTCCTTTGCGGGACTCCATGTCCCGGAGTCCTTCGGTAACCTTGGTTTTGACAATTTTATGGGTATGATCTCCCACTGGTATACATCTCCCTCTACGGTTTACTGGTCGGACCGATAAGCTTAAGTGAATAACCCTCCCCAGAGAATAATCCCCTCTCCTCGAATAAAAGAGGGGCTTTTTGATTTTTCAACGAAACAGATCCTATCAATTTGACTTGTAGAGGATTAAAAGCTTTCGAGTTTCCATAGAATCTTCTTAAATTGAAAAGCTTTTCGAATTTCCCCGGAACTTCCCTAATAAATAAGATGAACCCTAACATCCTAATTAATAAGACATGAACCTTACCATTAAGTCTAAGCTCCTGCCTTGGCCCCGCCCAAATAAGCTTCCATAACCCGTGGATTCTTGGCAACCTCATCTGCTTTGCCATGGAGCACAATCTTTCCCGTTTCTAAAACATAGGCATAGTTAGCAATCTTCAAGGCCTGACGAACGTTCTGCTCAACGAGAAGAATGGTGGTTCCTTCCTGATTAATCTCTCGAATGACATTAAAGATATCTGCCACCACCAGAGGAGCCAGGCCCATAGAAGGTTCATCCAGCAAGAGGAGCTTAGGTCTGGCCATGAGGGCCCGGCCGATGGCCAGCATTTGCTGTTGCCCTCCGGAAAGAGTTCCTCCCAGCTGTTGTTTGCGTTCCTCCAGAATAGGAAAACGCTTAAAGACCTTCTCAAAATCCTTTTGAACCTCTTTATCTTTCCTCTGAT comes from Desulfosporosinus meridiei DSM 13257 and encodes:
- a CDS encoding ABC transporter ATP-binding protein encodes the protein MLNISGLSTSYGSIQAIKGINIDVPEGSIVSLIGANGAGKTTTMKSLVGLLKPQAGQIKFLGQEIRGFAPHKIVNLGISLVPEGRNILAGMTVLENLEMGAYQRKDKEVQKDFEKVFKRFPILEERKQQLGGTLSGGQQQMLAIGRALMARPKLLLLDEPSMGLAPLVVADIFNVIREINQEGTTILLVEQNVRQALKIANYAYVLETGKIVLHGKADEVAKNPRVMEAYLGGAKAGA
- a CDS encoding ammonium transporter; this encodes MKTRFRKNGIFLGIFTALLLAIPGIALGAEPSVESNAVAIDTIWTLIAGFLVFFMQAGFAMVEAGFTRAKNAGNIIMKNLMDFSIGSLIYWLFGFAIMFGVDQAGLFGTTGFGMSDSFEHLGLSIPLPAFLLFQTVFAATAATIVSGAMAERTKFMSYIVYSFVISAVIYPVVGHWIWGGGWLMERGMIDFAGSTVVHSVGGWAALIGALLIGPRVGKYSKDGKSHAIPGHNITLGALGVFILWFGWFGFNPGSTLSGTNPDIGKIALNTNLAAAAGATMTMFFTWIKYKKPDVSLTLNGALAGLVAITAGCLAVDPIGAAIIGAFAGILIVLSVEFIDQFLKIDDPVGAISVHGVCGSFGTVLVGLFAVDGGLIYGGGTALLITQIIGVASVFAWTAVTSLILFGIIKATLGLRVSEEEEIRGLDIGEHGMEAYSGFEMKAPSVNI
- a CDS encoding nucleotidyltransferase substrate binding protein; its protein translation is MSEPATKLHNFTNALNRLKEGIGKYDNSNDLLRDGVIQRFEFTFELAWKTLKAIFENEGLRGLNSPKSVLRETFTAELIKDDELWLAMLNDRNSTAHIYNEQTAIEICANIQQKYLIELDNLLERINIRFANDIR
- a CDS encoding nucleotidyltransferase family protein, with translation MVNNLDERIVLRIREIGQLYPIERIVLFGSRARGDHRPTSDIDLAIFPLPGLNSRGHMISDLDELNTLLKIDTLIINRGVEPKIIDNILKEGVTLYERAGDKTP
- a CDS encoding LUD domain-containing protein yields the protein MGDHTHKIVKTKVTEGLRDMESRKGRFRAFDAIRPAMLKMVPNYPELSNRLRRIKEYSIDHLDEVIAKAQQSLEAKGCKVYLAETSEDAQRYIAGLIPKEGLVVKSKSNAGKEINISHYLEDQGVTVVETDLGDRINQLAKSEASHSLAPAIHIPIEKITKLFSEEEGKELECTPEALVVSARKGLRDFLVKADVGISGANAISADTGSVFVTENEGNIRAVSMMPKVHIVIAGVEKIVPTLEDALQVVRAAAVYGVGQDIGTYVSVISGVSESLDPDLEEFSQGQGPREVHIVLLKNGRQDAIKVGFKESLYCINCGSCLNFCPVYQEVGGKYGYKYLGGRGLVFAAFHGDLGKSEENGLSLCIGCQKCHTACPVQMATPEMLWKLRQNAVAKKGVGWKKDLVFSMLTKPKTLPMVSKLATTFGKLALKDSEKGTTSRLTFNSFGLPQERVIPKFSGKSFAEIAEPKSVAKPVKKVGFYPGCVVNYTETDLGEALLHVLGENRVEVKLAKEDVCCGIPSIVSGDLEHAKSMALKNIETYSALEMDALVFVCPSCAVAFKEEYPKLFADASPDLQEKIKKLAEKAKDINEFLSKDIKLKAPKQKVTETVTYHDPCHLARSMGVKKEPREILQKIPGLKYVEMQDADACCGFGGSFSLSFYELSQRINEGKLKNVTDTQATTLATSCPGCMVHFRDGVAQHDMKQKVSHVVQILSRAYGRR
- a CDS encoding P-II family nitrogen regulator, translating into MKKIECIVRPQKLEAIQTSLRRFGIRGMTLTNALGCGLQKGRTEVYRSYTLSNNFFLRTKIEIVVTDDLVNQIVEVISQESYTGEIGDGKVFISNVENTLRILSGDSGKYAI
- a CDS encoding DUF5658 family protein, whose protein sequence is MLILNIIDVELTLWGIKLHLITEGNPLMQLLIEMNPNYLRSFKLLLPIILGAACWWTKEKSRRLIIYGMGLSITVYSFIMLLHAHWIYKLIIQ
- a CDS encoding chemotaxis protein CheV, which codes for MKQDILLESGINELEIVIFKVGSSTLGVNVAKVECILTYQPLTEVPNSNGNISGVINYRGRVIPVLDLIKTLKQDCPKQPQERLLILININNSDFAVEVSSVSGIRRLSWKDIETPSSILLSQNATPITGIVKANDEIILMLDFEKILSDIDPSLALKESRAIKGLEGKKLVVAEDSTFLLKVVNESLLKAGATVEKFSNGKDALDFLEQSSVDEIYCVITDIEMPVMDGLTLTKQIKTNPKLKSIPVVLFSSIASDGLAHKGLSVGADAQITKPEIEKLVELVINLR
- a CDS encoding cell wall-binding repeat-containing protein; protein product: MIRTQRKFCFLNPTKKNFILSLFLMSLFLFTCPLIASASAYTVRIAGYDKYQTAAAISQQGWPNGADAAILAYGEDYPDALSAGPLAHKYNAPILLTDSYTLNSDTAAELKRLKVKKVYIIGGQAVISNEVQKQLTAMKIPTERLAGQDRYETSLLVAQAVGLSKGAFVTTGMNYPDALSIGPIAAANEMPILLVPPTELTPTQKDFLAKTKISSAVIVAGYYDLSDNVLNQFPEYELISGYDAYDRNIKLIKRFSGDLNLDTVYVSTGGSFSDGLAASALAQKEKNPIILLQGNTIPYTTLPFIQSKLISKFFILGGTGVISSSTESTLAELPAEIESVADVTDSIIEQQKYEPPKTVTATKSDGSTEEVPVTWTLSSVQTLKSGTYRFEGRVKNYSDSVFLKLTIYPKASKAENITAEIILGESYDFPETVEVAMSDGSSETYPVTWNTKIVPLNKAGSYSFQGTIEGLTQKITLTLKVSEDAKITFTDSELHSAVRRKLHKSSSESIYKSDVLDITSLNFRNDDITDLTGLEYFVNLKTLDVGNNQLTKIAALGKLKNLRTLKLNDNGLKDVSALKTLTSLTYLDISDNYITNFTPLKGLTQLTTLYLDDNEPFDDVDGYTPDYSPIRAYYDNLDKKDFSL
- a CDS encoding FadR/GntR family transcriptional regulator, with the translated sequence MQFEKIIKPQRTYQEVLKQINNLIIDGRLQPGDRLMGEREMAVELGVSRTTLREALRTMEFLGWVEIKPGEGTFIRNPQLSEVISPLALALSAEQTQIDELWETRITLEVECAGLAAARASEADLGRIASILHEMQSSWRDLDAYVKADMRFHYLVTQASQNSMMNRLLQTFVVHILELIKKAGPLRFSHDIGGVNTIQEHISIYEAIARHDEDQARSLMRKHLEDSRSER
- a CDS encoding LUD domain-containing protein — protein: MSTKAQTILTKIRSRRDILLREYPKLAGQVQDIKSGVANNLKEHVNLAISSLKGKGCHVMIAKNAAEAQEHILKILAGNQNVAMSKNPVFSEIGLRDYLKSKSVEVLETDLGERAAGTQTDPHPWIASINTPITDKEWVARTKEEIKEKAAHLQFGITGAEAIVEQNGTIALLESEGNVRFTSNLPYNHIVVAGMDKIVPSLEDALAVCRGISVYGMGKDILKYISFISGPSRTADIEFRMVQGMHGPKEVYVILLDNGRLEASKSKQLDALKCLHCGGCLVDCPQYLVDGLEKGYYYTGKRAKVLAAFMKGAKPLDPSSSLSGSTETKTEDCGDCSLCNNNCPAGIKV